TGGAATGGGAATCGGTCTAATCGTTTTACGTACACTCTGGACAGTTAATTACTTTTAGAGTGAGGTTCCAAAGATTAAACATATCTATATCAGAGGATTTTCACTTGCATTCATAGATTCGGATGTGCTAAAATATTCTAGAAGTGTGTCACATTCCATAATAAAACTTCGACTTTTAACCCGTTTCATTAAGGTCACAGTTAGCAAATGGAACTCACTGTATATTGTAGGAATTGATCTCCACAATATACACCAACAGATTAAGAAGGGGTGTCAAAGATTCAAAATAGAGGTCGGCGTTACCAGCAAAAAACGCAACAGCAGCAAAACAGAGTGAATCGACAAATTCGGGCAAGGCAGGTCTTGTTGATCACTGCCGAAAACGACAAACTTGGACCCATACCTGTTTATGAAGCACTAGACCGTGCACAGGCAGAAGGACTTGATTTGGTAGAAGTCTCTCCAAATGCTGATCCGCCAGTTTGCAAAATTATGGACTACGGTAAGTTCCAATATGAGAAAAGCAAACGGGCGAAAGAAGCAAAAAAGAAACAAGCCAAAGTTGTCCTGAAAGAGATAAAATTCCCCTCTGTAAGAACCGGAGATCACGACTTTCAATTCAAGCTGCGCCATGCCCGCGAGTTTTTATCGAACGGCTGGAAGGTCAAAGCAACTGTTAGATTCAGTGGGCGTGAAATGCTGCACACAGATCTTGGGATGGAAATGCTGCGGCGGTTTGCAGCAGATGTCGCAGATGTTGGCGAGATAGAATCGCCCCCACGGATGGAAAGTCGTTCCATGTTTATGATCTTGACGCCAAATGCCGAAAAGTAGAGGAGCACCAGTCAAATGCCGAAAATTAAGACACATAAAGGCTCAGCCAAGCGTTTCAAAATCACAGGAAATGGAAAAATTCGTAGACGCAAGGCTTATTCCAATCACCTATTTATATCAAAGACAGCGAAACAGAAGCGAAACCTCAGGAGAAGTGCTCTCGTAGATGAAACAAACGAGAAAAGGCTGCGTCGCTTGCTTCCCAACTAGGTGGTTGCCAATATCGTTTTAAGGAGATTGTAATGTCAAAAGTAAAAACAGGTAGCGTCCGTCGCCAACGCCGCAAAAGAATCATGAAACACTCAAAAGGCTATCGTGGTGGTCGCAATAATCTGAGGCGGTCTGCGATGGAGGCTGTCGAGAAGGGTTGGAATTATGCCTATGCCCATCGCCGAGCGCGGAAACGGGAATTC
The Candidatus Poribacteria bacterium DNA segment above includes these coding regions:
- the infC gene encoding translation initiation factor IF-3 produces the protein MQNRGRRYQQKTQQQQNRVNRQIRARQVLLITAENDKLGPIPVYEALDRAQAEGLDLVEVSPNADPPVCKIMDYGKFQYEKSKRAKEAKKKQAKVVLKEIKFPSVRTGDHDFQFKLRHAREFLSNGWKVKATVRFSGREMLHTDLGMEMLRRFAADVADVGEIESPPRMESRSMFMILTPNAEK
- the rpmI gene encoding 50S ribosomal protein L35, which translates into the protein MPKIKTHKGSAKRFKITGNGKIRRRKAYSNHLFISKTAKQKRNLRRSALVDETNEKRLRRLLPN